A window of the Henckelia pumila isolate YLH828 chromosome 3, ASM3356847v2, whole genome shotgun sequence genome harbors these coding sequences:
- the LOC140887328 gene encoding protein NUCLEOLAR COMPLEX ASSOCIATED 4, whose amino-acid sequence MASKQKKREKYSLADLKILGQKLLTSRLHINNLPILLTFVTPKSPPAHALESILSLQSFFTPLLPLLPASTPSHESNPDPEFVYRVWLRSKFDDFVQNLCDVFISSNSDNALREVALDAVMEFVKVRSAGKFHSSIYHKLLHSIVHSMLGVDDSLLDLLTTKYFNFVDVRYFTYISLEKLARTLEGIGDKSGSVDVEDQSHVTPSMDLTIYKIHYLLSHIPALEASGEKLDLEAWTDLGIFMGRSNRKEHTEREDSNAKSRKPNHELLPSRNVSKKMKLKFTKAWITFLRLPLPLDVYKEVLVTLHEAVIPYLSSPIMLCDFLTRSYDIGGVISVMALSSLYILMTQHGIEYPNFYDKLYALLEPSIFMAKHRAKFFQLLDSCLKSSLLPAYLAAAFCKKLSRLALRVPPAGALVIVALVNNLLERHPSINCLIHWEGGTGTGRGNSEEKNESMKNAENCSDLQELFDRKGGFDHFKNEESDPKYTNAMRSSLWEIDNLRYHYCPPVSRFVVSLENDLAVRARAPEIAVKDFSSGSYATIFNNEIRRRVKQVPLAFYKSTPTSLFSESDFPGWTFKFKDAESIPMSVNDQAIDVSEDDSDKSAKRLRTN is encoded by the exons ATGGCGTCCAAGCAGAAGAAGAGAGAAAAGTATAGCCTAGCGGACCTCAAAATCCTGGGCCAGAAGTTGCTAACTTCCAGGCTTCACATCAACAACCTCCCCATTCTTCTCACTTTCGTCACCCCAAAATCGCCGCCAGCGCACGCTCTCGAATCTATCCTCTCGCTCCAGTCCTTCTTCACTCCTCTGCTCCCTCTTCTCCctgcttcaactccttcccatgaATCCAATCCCGACCCTGAATTTGTTTACCGGGTCTGGCTGCGCTCCAAGTTCGACGACTTCGTCCAGAACCTCTGCGACGTCTTCATCTCTTCCAATTCCGACAACGCTCTTCGG GAAGTTGCTCTGGATGCCGTTATGGAATTTGTGAAAGTGCGCAGCGCTGGAAAATTTCATTCCTCCATTTATCACAAGCTTCTCCATTCCATC GTTCACTCTATGTTGGGCGTTGATGATAGTCTTTTGGATTTGCTTACCACGAAGTATTTCAATTTCGTAGATGTCCG TTATTTTACCTACATTAGTCTGGAAAAGCTTGCTAGAACCTTGGAAGGAATAG GGGACAAAAGTGGAAGTGTAGATGTTGAGGATCAAAGCCATGTCACACCCAG CATGGATCTCACCATTTACAAGATTCATTATCTTCTATCTCATATCCCAGCGTTGGAAGCTTCAGGGGAAAAGCTAGATCTGGAGGCGTGGACTGATTTGG GCATTTTTATGGGGAGAAGCAATAGGAAAGAACATACCGAAAGAGAAGATAGCAATGCCAAGTCTCGAAAGCCTAACCATGAG CTTTTGCCTTCAAGGAATGTTTCGAAGAAAATGAAACTGAAATTTACAAAAGCATGGATAACATTTCTTAGATTGCCCCTACCTCTTGATGTATACAAGGAg gtTCTTGTGACCCTTCATGAGGCTGTCATCCCTTATCTCTCTAGTCCCATAATGTTATG CGATTTCTTGACGCGATCATATGATATTGGGGGTGTCATAAGTGTTATGGCTCTTAGCAGCTTGTATATTCTCATGACACAACACGGTATCGAATATCCCAACTTCTATGACAAGCTTTATGCTCTGTTGGAGCCCTCCATATTTATGGCCAAACACCGGGCAAAGTTCTTCCAG CTGTTGGATTCATGCTTGAAATCATCACTTCTTCCGGCATATTTGGCTGCTGCTTTTTGCAAGAAATTGAGCAGACTAGCACTGCGTGTCCCTCCTGCAGGAGCATTAGTTATTGTTGCTTTGGTGAACAATCTTCTAGAGAGGCATCCTTCTATTAACTGTCTGATTCATTGG GAGGGTGGTACTGGAACCGGAAGAGGAAATTCTGAAGAAAAAAACGAGAGCATGAAAAATGCTGAAAATTGCAGCGATCTGCAGGAGTTGTTTGACCGGAAGGGAGGATTTGATCACTTTAAAAATGAGGAAAGCGATCCCAAATATACTAATGCCATGC GGAGCTCTCTCTGGGAGATCGATAATCTTCGTTATCATTATTGCCCTCCGGTTTCAAG ATTTGTTGTCTCACTTGAGAATGATTTGGCTGTCCGGGCTAGAGCTCCAGAAATTGCTGTGAAAGACTTTAGTTCTGGTTCATATGCAACAATTTTTAATAATGAG ATAAGAAGAAGGGTCAAACAAGTCCCACTGGCTTTTTACAAATCGACTCCAACATCTTTGTTCTCAGAGTCCGACTTTCCTGGTTGGACATTTAAATTTAAGGATGCAGAATCTATTCCAATGAGTGTTAATGACCAAGCAATCGACGTATCTGAAGATGACAGTGATAAATCTGCAAAACGGCTGCGAACGAATTGA